The Psychrosphaera ytuae genome includes a region encoding these proteins:
- a CDS encoding AglZ/HisF2 family acetamidino modification protein yields MLRSRVIPILLVREKGLVKTTKFKDDKYVGDPLNAVRIFNEKEADELTILDLDATVKGNEPDYGVIESWAAECRMPLCYGGGIKTLEQALKILSLGVEKIALSSVVLENPELIAEISEQVGSQSVVVVIDVKKRLLGGYKIYTHNATKSHRHDLFELIRKVESLGAGEIVINNIDDDGTMQGYNYELMAELKKVTKVPLTYAGGCNGHKDLKKAIKEFSPIGVAAGSLFVFKGKYRAVLINYPNQFEKNSLFEMEKIY; encoded by the coding sequence GTGCTTAGGTCTCGTGTTATCCCAATTCTGCTGGTCAGAGAAAAAGGCTTAGTTAAAACCACAAAGTTTAAAGATGATAAGTATGTAGGAGATCCTTTAAATGCTGTTAGAATTTTTAATGAAAAAGAAGCTGATGAGTTAACAATTTTAGATTTAGACGCAACAGTGAAGGGGAATGAGCCAGATTATGGAGTGATAGAAAGCTGGGCTGCTGAGTGCAGAATGCCGCTGTGCTATGGTGGTGGTATAAAAACATTGGAACAGGCTCTAAAAATATTATCATTGGGTGTTGAAAAGATTGCGCTCAGTTCAGTTGTGTTAGAGAACCCTGAGTTAATTGCTGAAATTTCTGAACAAGTAGGTAGCCAAAGCGTAGTAGTTGTTATTGACGTGAAGAAAAGGCTTTTGGGTGGGTATAAAATTTACACTCACAACGCCACAAAGTCACATAGGCATGACTTATTTGAGTTAATAAGGAAGGTTGAGTCCCTAGGTGCAGGAGAGATCGTGATAAATAATATCGATGATGACGGTACAATGCAGGGCTACAATTATGAGCTGATGGCAGAGCTGAAGAAAGTTACCAAAGTTCCATTGACTTATGCTGGTGGTTGCAATGGACATAAAGATTTAAAAAAGGCTATAAAAGAGTTCTCTCCTATTGGTGTTGCGGCTGGAAGCCTTTTTGTATTTAAAGGAAAATATAGAGCTGTTTTAATTAATTACCCAAATCAATTTGAAAAAAATAGCTTATTTGAAATGGAAAAGATTTACTGA
- a CDS encoding bi-domain-containing oxidoreductase gives MYQVLQNLANGETTLVDVPCPKGKAGNVLIATKQTLVSVGTERMLVDFGKAGWIEKARSQPDKVKMVLGKVKTDGVAATYDAVKSKLDQPLPLGYCNVGTVIDGSDSGFEKGTRVVSNGNHAEVVRVPKNLVAAIPENVDDESAAFTVIGAIAMQGIRLIKPTLGETVVVTGLGLIGLLAVQILRANGCRVLGIDFDSSKCELAKQFGAEVVDLSKGEDAILAAEAFSRGRGVDAVLITASSKSNEIMHQAATMCRKRGRIVLVGVVGLELSRADFYEKEISFQVSCSYGPGRYDEEYEENGKDYPIAFVRWTEQRNFEAILDLMSSGAVDVKPLISHRFNIEEVKLAYEKLNDRASLGILLGYTNSDNLSLQNATVDLEKDSIRSADTGNVAFIGGGNYASRVLIPAFKKAGASLSTIVTSGGISAVHHGKKNGFNCASTDIKQALNENTDTVVIATQHNLHAEQALVALENNKHVFVEKPLALTHEEIDALESAQKAANKIVMVGYNRRFAPHIQKMKSLLDKKASPKSFIMTMNAGDIPSDHWTQDPKVGGGRIIGEACHYIDLMRFLAGSKITSFSAKKMGENPYVEITEDKAIITLSFEDGSVGSIHYFANGGKSFAKERIEVFCDNGVLQLDNFRKLKGYGWKGFNKMNLWSQDKGQANCSKLFMDAVKCGGEPPIPNDEIFEVARASIDIAEQLRK, from the coding sequence ATGTATCAAGTATTACAAAATCTCGCCAATGGCGAAACGACACTAGTTGATGTTCCTTGCCCTAAAGGAAAGGCTGGAAATGTATTAATTGCAACTAAGCAAACACTTGTATCTGTCGGTACAGAGCGTATGTTAGTGGACTTTGGAAAAGCAGGCTGGATAGAAAAGGCTAGGTCTCAACCAGATAAAGTTAAAATGGTTTTAGGGAAAGTCAAGACAGACGGCGTAGCAGCTACTTACGATGCGGTGAAGTCGAAGTTGGATCAACCATTGCCTCTGGGCTATTGCAACGTAGGAACTGTTATTGACGGCAGTGACTCGGGCTTTGAGAAAGGAACAAGGGTCGTATCAAACGGGAATCATGCAGAAGTTGTGAGGGTGCCCAAAAATTTAGTTGCCGCGATCCCTGAAAACGTAGATGATGAATCAGCTGCATTTACTGTTATTGGCGCTATTGCGATGCAGGGGATTCGCTTAATCAAACCAACTTTAGGCGAGACGGTCGTAGTAACCGGACTTGGTTTGATTGGCTTACTCGCAGTACAAATATTGAGGGCTAACGGCTGTAGGGTCTTAGGAATAGACTTTGACAGTTCAAAATGTGAATTGGCCAAGCAATTTGGTGCTGAAGTTGTTGATTTATCTAAAGGTGAAGACGCAATCTTAGCTGCGGAAGCGTTTTCTCGCGGCAGGGGGGTTGATGCTGTTTTAATCACTGCCAGTTCTAAAAGTAATGAAATTATGCATCAAGCAGCGACAATGTGCCGCAAGCGTGGTCGTATAGTATTGGTAGGTGTTGTTGGTCTGGAGTTAAGTAGAGCTGATTTTTATGAAAAAGAAATTTCATTTCAAGTATCTTGTTCGTATGGGCCTGGACGATACGACGAAGAGTACGAAGAAAACGGTAAAGATTATCCAATTGCCTTTGTTCGATGGACAGAACAACGTAATTTTGAAGCTATATTAGATCTTATGTCTAGTGGTGCAGTTGATGTAAAACCCTTAATAAGTCATCGCTTTAATATCGAAGAAGTTAAATTAGCATACGAAAAGCTTAACGATAGAGCATCATTAGGTATTCTTCTTGGATATACTAATTCTGATAATTTATCTTTGCAAAATGCAACGGTAGATTTAGAAAAAGATAGTATAAGGAGCGCTGATACAGGTAACGTTGCATTTATTGGTGGTGGTAACTACGCCTCTAGAGTTTTAATCCCAGCATTTAAAAAAGCAGGCGCATCACTCTCAACTATAGTCACGAGTGGTGGTATCAGTGCGGTCCATCACGGGAAAAAGAATGGATTCAACTGCGCATCAACCGATATTAAACAAGCGCTCAACGAGAACACTGATACGGTAGTCATTGCTACGCAGCATAACCTCCATGCTGAGCAAGCCTTAGTGGCGTTAGAAAACAACAAGCATGTATTTGTTGAGAAGCCACTGGCTTTAACTCACGAAGAAATAGATGCGCTAGAAAGTGCACAAAAAGCAGCGAATAAAATTGTTATGGTAGGGTACAACAGACGGTTTGCCCCTCATATTCAAAAAATGAAATCTTTACTTGATAAAAAGGCTTCTCCTAAGTCGTTTATCATGACGATGAATGCGGGTGATATACCCTCAGACCACTGGACTCAAGATCCTAAAGTTGGCGGTGGTCGAATAATAGGAGAAGCATGTCACTATATAGATCTTATGCGATTTCTAGCTGGTTCAAAAATTACCTCATTTAGTGCTAAAAAAATGGGTGAAAACCCTTATGTTGAGATAACCGAAGACAAAGCTATTATAACTTTATCATTTGAAGACGGCTCCGTAGGCTCGATCCATTATTTTGCTAATGGTGGTAAGTCTTTTGCCAAGGAAAGAATAGAAGTATTTTGTGACAATGGTGTCCTGCAATTAGATAACTTTAGGAAGCTCAAAGGTTACGGTTGGAAAGGATTTAATAAAATGAATCTTTGGTCCCAAGATAAAGGTCAAGCTAACTGTTCAAAGTTATTTATGGATGCCGTAAAATGTGGTGGAGAACCTCCAATTCCAAATGATGAGATTTTTGAAGTCGCCAGGGCTTCAATTGACATAGCGGAACAACTAAGAAAATAA
- the wecC gene encoding UDP-N-acetyl-D-mannosamine dehydrogenase: protein MFASRKKKVVGVDVNQQAVDTINRGEIHIVEPDLDDLVHSAVTNGFLSATTTPQASDAFLIAVPTPFKDSNNNQKEIPVPDLKYIKEAATAIAPVLKKGDLVILESTSPVGATEQMAEWLKEIRKDLSFPQDNNDSPDINIAHCPERVLPGHVVRELVENDRVIGGMTEMCSLRAVDLYKTFVEGECVVTNARTAEMAKLTENSCRDVQIAFANELSVICDKLDINVWELISLANRHPRINILQPGPGVGGHCIAVDPWFIVSKTPNEAQLIHTARKVNDSKPNWVVDKVKQKIAEFLIANPNKRASEVTIGCFGLAFKPDIDDLRESPALNIAEEIANFHPGRVIGIEPNIKKLSTSSPLELASIDTGITKSDIALILVNHKEFYTVNFQSLEFLIDTKGMVN, encoded by the coding sequence ATGTTCGCATCTCGTAAGAAAAAAGTGGTGGGTGTCGATGTTAACCAACAAGCCGTTGACACGATTAATCGCGGTGAAATACATATAGTCGAGCCAGATCTTGACGACTTAGTACACTCTGCAGTTACAAATGGCTTTCTGAGTGCTACCACTACCCCTCAAGCCTCGGATGCATTTTTAATAGCTGTGCCAACACCATTCAAAGATAGCAATAACAATCAAAAGGAAATACCAGTACCAGATTTAAAATATATAAAAGAAGCGGCAACTGCAATTGCCCCAGTTTTGAAAAAGGGTGATTTAGTTATTTTAGAGTCAACTTCTCCCGTTGGTGCAACAGAACAGATGGCTGAATGGTTGAAGGAAATTCGTAAAGATCTTTCATTTCCTCAAGATAACAATGATAGTCCCGACATTAATATCGCACATTGCCCTGAAAGAGTTTTACCAGGCCATGTTGTACGCGAATTAGTTGAAAATGACCGCGTAATTGGTGGGATGACCGAAATGTGCTCACTTAGAGCTGTTGACCTTTACAAAACGTTCGTGGAAGGTGAGTGCGTAGTCACCAATGCAAGAACAGCAGAAATGGCTAAATTGACAGAAAACTCGTGTCGTGATGTTCAAATTGCATTTGCTAATGAACTTTCAGTAATATGTGACAAACTAGATATAAATGTTTGGGAGCTTATTTCTTTAGCTAATCGTCACCCACGAATAAATATATTGCAACCTGGTCCAGGTGTAGGCGGTCATTGCATAGCTGTTGACCCTTGGTTTATAGTAAGCAAAACTCCAAACGAAGCTCAGCTAATCCATACTGCACGTAAGGTCAATGATAGCAAACCAAATTGGGTTGTAGATAAAGTTAAGCAAAAAATAGCGGAGTTTTTGATAGCGAACCCTAATAAGCGAGCTTCAGAAGTAACGATTGGATGCTTTGGCTTAGCTTTTAAGCCTGACATAGATGATTTGAGGGAGAGTCCGGCACTTAACATAGCGGAGGAAATAGCAAATTTCCACCCTGGCCGTGTGATCGGAATAGAGCCTAATATTAAAAAGTTATCGACGAGCTCTCCATTAGAGTTAGCATCAATCGATACTGGTATTACAAAATCAGATATCGCTTTAATTCTCGTTAATCACAAAGAGTTTTATACTGTAAATTTCCAGAGTTTGGAGTTTCTTATCGATACTAAAGGTATGGTTAATTAG
- a CDS encoding N-acetyl sugar amidotransferase, whose product MLHQVCSRCVMDTTDSKIVFDSNGVCDHCLTFDKDILPKWNPEGLEDDALEKLAEKIKKEGQGQDFDCIIGMSGGIDSSYLLYLAKEKLGLRPLVFHVDAGWNSQEAVNNIERLVDGLGLDLYTEVIDWEEMKDLQLSFFKSGVSHIDTPQDHAFFATMYKFASKHKVKNILTGGNYSTECIRNPLEWMYFQSDSRQLKDIQEKFGTRKLKKFPVTNILWHKVYLPYFKGIKLTRPLDFLKYNKEEATRLLESKFGYQRYPQKHFESRFTRFYEGYWLPEKFGYDTRKVQFSSLILTGQMTREEALEQLKSPAMSPEQVRQEFEYISNKLGITTSELKSYFDAPNKSYKDYKSQQGLYDIGARALRAIGLEKGGKR is encoded by the coding sequence ATGTTGCACCAAGTTTGTTCACGTTGTGTGATGGACACTACAGATAGCAAAATAGTTTTTGATAGCAATGGGGTATGTGACCACTGTCTTACGTTCGATAAGGATATACTGCCAAAGTGGAATCCCGAAGGGTTGGAGGACGACGCTCTAGAAAAGCTAGCTGAAAAAATTAAAAAAGAAGGTCAGGGACAGGACTTTGACTGCATAATAGGTATGAGTGGTGGTATCGACAGCTCATATTTACTTTACTTAGCAAAAGAAAAACTAGGGCTAAGACCTTTGGTTTTTCACGTGGACGCAGGTTGGAATTCGCAAGAAGCTGTAAATAATATAGAGCGACTTGTTGATGGTTTAGGTCTCGATCTATACACAGAGGTTATAGATTGGGAAGAAATGAAAGATTTGCAGCTTTCGTTTTTTAAGTCAGGGGTTTCACATATTGATACACCTCAAGACCATGCATTTTTTGCAACGATGTACAAATTTGCCTCAAAACACAAAGTGAAGAATATTCTTACTGGCGGAAATTATTCTACAGAGTGCATTAGAAACCCATTAGAGTGGATGTATTTTCAGTCGGATTCAAGGCAACTAAAAGATATACAAGAAAAGTTTGGCACTAGAAAGTTAAAAAAGTTTCCAGTGACGAATATCCTTTGGCACAAGGTGTATTTACCTTACTTTAAAGGTATAAAGCTTACCAGACCTTTAGACTTCCTAAAATATAATAAAGAGGAAGCTACGAGGCTTTTAGAGAGTAAGTTCGGCTATCAACGTTACCCTCAGAAGCATTTTGAATCTAGGTTTACGAGGTTCTATGAAGGTTATTGGCTGCCAGAAAAATTTGGTTACGATACAAGAAAGGTACAGTTTTCCAGTTTGATTTTGACTGGCCAAATGACAAGAGAAGAGGCGTTAGAACAATTAAAGTCTCCAGCTATGTCTCCCGAGCAAGTTCGACAGGAGTTTGAATATATATCTAATAAATTGGGGATTACTACGAGTGAATTGAAAAGCTATTTTGACGCCCCGAATAAATCCTATAAAGACTATAAGTCTCAGCAAGGTCTCTACGATATAGGTGCGAGAGCACTCAGAGCTATTGGATTAGAAAAAGGTGGTAAACGTTGA
- a CDS encoding oligosaccharide flippase family protein produces the protein MKKKLISFGLGEAIAKGLNILLILILPFFADIEDFALITLLIAAEQFLLSVTLMGNNTVAIRFFSKFKSKQGVFHRTILLGSVRRASLVTIATLLIILSFLNVDGGRDSYLLIALSMPLLVYIEVEVAIYRAKGILKRYILTRVLYSALRFLLTLTFVMTYSGPASYALSVITAAFIVWLCLLYFEPSYGATKRPKKLDYLLARYSVPLGLQAVIAVTYTIVDRFMLDQFLDKSAVAIYSFSSTLAMAMFFFASVVVTALLPGVYENSIDIEKSLLKLKKLIFQIIILFVPSSIITIIVFILYTDFISPQYASGLMCLLVINFSLYVHLGYLYSFYKLNLFKSIKFVPVVGGIALAFNVLLNLKLIPSYGIEGAAISTLLSELLSFLFLYVASIQMHKNRVRKNVS, from the coding sequence ATGAAAAAAAAACTCATATCTTTTGGACTAGGGGAAGCTATTGCCAAAGGTCTGAATATTCTTCTTATACTAATACTTCCTTTTTTTGCAGACATAGAAGATTTTGCACTCATTACCTTACTTATAGCAGCTGAGCAATTTTTGCTCAGCGTTACATTGATGGGTAACAACACGGTTGCAATTAGGTTTTTTTCTAAGTTTAAATCCAAGCAAGGAGTATTCCACCGAACAATATTATTGGGTAGTGTTAGAAGGGCTTCATTAGTTACCATTGCAACCCTCTTAATAATTCTATCTTTTTTAAACGTAGATGGTGGGAGGGATAGCTACCTGCTTATCGCTTTATCTATGCCATTACTTGTTTATATTGAAGTTGAAGTCGCTATTTACAGAGCGAAAGGGATATTAAAAAGATATATATTAACTCGCGTTCTCTATAGCGCGTTACGGTTTTTGTTAACTCTTACCTTTGTTATGACTTACTCAGGCCCTGCATCTTATGCTTTATCTGTAATTACAGCAGCATTCATAGTTTGGCTTTGTTTGTTGTACTTTGAACCTTCTTACGGAGCAACAAAACGTCCTAAAAAGCTTGATTATTTATTGGCAAGGTATTCAGTTCCACTTGGTTTACAAGCGGTTATTGCTGTAACCTATACAATAGTCGACAGATTTATGTTAGACCAATTTTTAGATAAAAGTGCAGTGGCAATATATTCTTTTTCTTCGACTTTAGCGATGGCAATGTTTTTTTTCGCAAGTGTAGTTGTAACGGCACTGTTGCCAGGAGTATATGAGAACTCGATTGACATTGAAAAGAGTCTACTGAAGCTAAAGAAACTTATTTTTCAAATAATTATATTATTCGTCCCTAGTTCGATTATTACGATTATAGTCTTTATCTTGTATACAGATTTTATATCACCTCAATATGCATCAGGTCTTATGTGCTTATTAGTTATCAACTTTTCTTTGTATGTACACCTAGGATATTTATACTCATTTTATAAATTGAACCTGTTCAAAAGTATTAAGTTTGTGCCTGTTGTGGGCGGGATTGCTTTGGCTTTCAATGTGCTTTTAAACTTAAAGTTAATCCCGAGTTATGGTATTGAAGGAGCGGCAATTTCTACTCTATTAAGTGAACTTTTGTCTTTTTTATTTTTGTATGTGGCTTCAATTCAAATGCATAAGAATAGAGTAAGAAAAAATGTTAGTTAA
- the hisH gene encoding imidazole glycerol phosphate synthase subunit HisH: MIAIVDYGLGNVKAFANIYKRLNIPYFFAKNSKDLQMATHIILPGVGAFDFAMKKLNQSGMRATLDDLVQVKKIPVLGICVGMQIMAKSSEEGKAEGLGWINSRVVKFKSEVENFPLPHMGWNNLEIKKNLPLFKGLDTEKRFYFLHSYHFEASCEGTIAISNYSSPIGCVINVDNVFGIQCHPEKSHHNGVALLKNFYEVCRA; the protein is encoded by the coding sequence TTGATTGCTATAGTAGATTACGGATTAGGTAATGTAAAAGCATTCGCTAATATTTATAAGAGGCTAAACATTCCTTATTTTTTTGCTAAAAACAGTAAAGATTTACAAATGGCTACCCATATTATTCTCCCAGGAGTGGGGGCGTTTGATTTTGCAATGAAAAAGTTAAACCAGTCAGGTATGAGAGCTACATTGGATGACTTAGTCCAAGTGAAAAAAATACCAGTCCTTGGTATCTGTGTAGGAATGCAGATTATGGCAAAGAGTAGTGAAGAGGGTAAAGCTGAGGGCCTCGGGTGGATTAACAGCCGAGTAGTGAAGTTTAAAAGCGAAGTGGAAAATTTTCCCTTACCTCATATGGGTTGGAACAATTTAGAAATTAAAAAAAACTTACCTTTGTTCAAAGGACTAGATACAGAAAAGCGGTTTTACTTCCTACATTCATATCATTTCGAAGCCAGTTGTGAAGGTACTATAGCGATTTCAAATTATTCAAGTCCAATCGGCTGCGTGATAAATGTGGATAATGTCTTCGGGATTCAGTGCCACCCTGAGAAAAGTCACCATAATGGTGTAGCGCTATTGAAAAACTTTTATGAGGTGTGTCGTGCTTAG
- a CDS encoding glycosyltransferase family 4 protein codes for MSKPKVLILYNFILHYRVPFFNELTKHYDVTVLHSGDYQKTKEDNFRVLSREVKKLGPFFIQSGVIKECKSDYDIVISLFDIRWLSTLIYLSFFKRKNVKHILWGAWLTKSKIANFLRLKYMQKATANVFYTYSALDDFKKLGLDGKSYVANNTFDVKPGLKSYENTEKDLILNVGSLNKRKQNDILIKAFFEIIDEIPDNINLTFIGTGGDEASLRALTRELGIEQRVEFIAPITSADVLKSYYRRAIVSASFGQAGLSVLQSMGFGVPFLTSKGAISGGEITNIKNEENGILVDDLEDLKRSLKVLCNDMSYSKKLGKAAYQYYFKYCTISNMVAGFLDSINSTNTSIIDKRK; via the coding sequence ATGTCTAAACCGAAAGTATTAATACTTTATAACTTTATTTTACATTATAGAGTACCTTTTTTTAATGAGTTAACTAAGCATTACGATGTCACCGTTTTACACTCTGGTGATTACCAAAAAACTAAAGAAGATAACTTTAGAGTTTTGAGTAGGGAAGTTAAAAAGTTAGGCCCTTTTTTCATTCAGAGTGGGGTTATTAAAGAGTGCAAGAGTGACTATGATATCGTGATAAGCCTCTTTGATATAAGGTGGCTATCAACTTTGATTTATCTTAGCTTTTTTAAAAGAAAGAATGTCAAGCACATTTTATGGGGAGCGTGGCTAACGAAAAGCAAGATAGCAAACTTTCTTCGATTAAAGTACATGCAAAAGGCGACTGCTAATGTCTTTTATACTTATTCAGCATTAGATGACTTTAAAAAACTTGGTTTAGATGGGAAATCTTACGTCGCAAATAATACATTTGATGTCAAGCCAGGCTTGAAATCTTATGAAAATACTGAAAAAGACTTAATTTTAAACGTTGGAAGTCTAAACAAAAGAAAGCAAAACGACATATTAATAAAGGCTTTTTTCGAAATAATAGATGAGATACCTGATAATATCAATTTAACCTTTATAGGTACAGGTGGTGATGAGGCCAGCTTAAGAGCGCTTACACGAGAATTGGGCATTGAGCAACGTGTAGAATTTATAGCTCCTATAACTAGCGCTGATGTACTTAAATCTTACTATCGTCGCGCTATTGTGTCCGCTTCATTTGGGCAGGCAGGTCTTTCTGTGTTGCAAAGTATGGGTTTCGGTGTGCCTTTTTTAACGAGTAAAGGCGCAATAAGTGGTGGTGAAATTACGAATATAAAAAATGAAGAAAATGGCATATTAGTAGATGATTTGGAAGATTTAAAAAGGTCATTGAAGGTTTTGTGCAATGACATGTCTTATAGTAAAAAACTCGGTAAAGCGGCGTACCAGTATTATTTTAAATATTGTACTATCTCAAATATGGTTGCTGGCTTTTTAGATTCAATCAACTCAACGAATACAAGTATTATAGATAAAAGGAAATAA
- a CDS encoding CatB-related O-acetyltransferase produces MLSYILNRVFRKLVPVALKNSAVCSTSKIEAGTSFLNSTMEKHSFCGYDCDINNTEIGAFCSIANNVIIGGGEHPTEWISSSPAFYRGRDSIKFKAVEIERPETKKTIIKNDVWIGRNVLIKQGVTIGNGAVVGMGSIVTKDVPDYAIVVGSPAKVIKYRFNQQLIEDILESKWWELADEELQKVSKNADKPQLFLKEIEALCLNRKY; encoded by the coding sequence ATGTTGAGTTACATTTTGAATAGAGTTTTTAGAAAATTAGTACCGGTCGCATTAAAAAATAGCGCTGTTTGTAGTACATCAAAGATTGAGGCAGGTACGAGTTTTCTTAACTCAACAATGGAGAAGCACTCATTTTGTGGTTATGACTGCGACATCAATAATACTGAAATTGGTGCATTTTGTTCAATTGCAAACAATGTGATAATAGGCGGTGGTGAACACCCTACAGAGTGGATTTCGTCTTCTCCAGCTTTTTATAGAGGTCGAGACAGTATAAAATTTAAGGCTGTGGAAATTGAAAGGCCTGAAACTAAGAAAACTATAATAAAGAATGACGTCTGGATTGGCCGCAATGTGCTTATAAAGCAAGGGGTTACTATCGGTAATGGTGCGGTTGTAGGAATGGGAAGTATCGTTACAAAAGACGTACCTGATTACGCTATTGTAGTAGGGAGTCCTGCCAAAGTTATCAAATACAGGTTCAACCAACAATTAATTGAAGACATCCTGGAGTCCAAGTGGTGGGAGTTGGCGGATGAGGAGCTTCAAAAAGTATCTAAAAATGCAGATAAACCACAACTTTTTCTAAAGGAAATAGAGGCATTATGTCTAAACCGAAAGTATTAA
- a CDS encoding O-antigen polymerase has protein sequence MLVKKSELFSLIFLWFISLTSFALSNELVKEYSYLLFLACATTVVIVITLRGDLCHFMTPSILACLYISVSFTLGAFAFSQGYVLRNTPNYENFRSWEFINISTFYMLVMITLLFSFNVLFESPKIDSILKRIRGPKLLYKHRLKSYLVIYCSLALPFIFMAMILGSEQGSGFEIIPKTIACLAVVSYLAFNKVRYRGGVYILLIMLLAFISVDSKREAVFLIFPMLFLEFAISKQKLNTVLIFKVIVALVFLGALIISMSLVRGYGNFEQVNSIITALPFIFSYMSSESFLAAFFNNIEVNYTYYHSLQAVEYIINDFSLVSAGSTIIKVLFVFYPRELGDIKPSSIIDLYTTYHDPTFRAIGGSWPVNFFSELFWNFGYVAPIFGVLLFGLIGKLYIAFLRIVEEQKVALIAPTLFIYMNFLTYVRGSGLDMYFVFSLISLFVCILAYFIFYILGKQ, from the coding sequence ATGTTAGTTAAAAAGTCTGAGCTATTCAGTTTGATTTTTTTATGGTTTATCAGCTTAACTTCATTCGCCCTTTCAAATGAGTTAGTCAAAGAGTATTCATATCTTTTATTTCTTGCTTGTGCAACTACCGTAGTCATTGTAATAACCCTACGTGGTGACTTGTGTCACTTTATGACTCCTTCAATATTAGCCTGCTTATATATTTCAGTGTCTTTCACACTTGGGGCATTTGCTTTTTCTCAAGGTTATGTATTAAGAAATACACCTAATTATGAAAACTTTCGAAGTTGGGAATTTATCAATATTAGCACCTTCTATATGTTAGTTATGATTACTCTATTGTTTTCATTTAACGTGTTGTTTGAAAGCCCTAAGATTGACTCTATTTTAAAGAGGATACGAGGACCAAAGCTTTTATACAAACATCGCCTAAAGTCTTACTTAGTAATATATTGTTCACTTGCATTACCTTTTATTTTTATGGCAATGATACTTGGTAGTGAGCAAGGTAGTGGTTTTGAAATAATTCCTAAAACTATCGCATGTTTAGCTGTTGTATCTTACTTAGCGTTCAACAAAGTACGATACAGAGGAGGAGTTTATATACTTCTGATTATGCTCCTAGCGTTTATTTCCGTTGATAGTAAAAGGGAAGCTGTGTTCCTAATCTTTCCAATGCTTTTTTTAGAATTCGCTATTTCTAAGCAAAAGCTTAATACCGTACTAATTTTTAAAGTGATTGTAGCTTTAGTATTTTTAGGAGCTTTGATTATATCGATGTCGCTAGTTAGGGGATACGGGAATTTTGAACAGGTAAACTCGATTATCACTGCGCTGCCATTTATATTTAGCTACATGTCCTCTGAAAGCTTTCTCGCTGCGTTTTTCAATAACATAGAAGTCAATTACACATATTATCATTCACTACAAGCCGTTGAATACATTATCAATGATTTCAGTTTGGTTTCGGCCGGTTCTACAATTATCAAAGTGTTATTTGTATTTTATCCGAGGGAGTTAGGGGATATTAAACCGAGTAGCATAATAGATCTATACACCACATATCATGATCCTACTTTTAGGGCAATTGGTGGGTCTTGGCCGGTTAACTTTTTTTCAGAACTTTTTTGGAATTTTGGCTACGTTGCTCCAATTTTTGGAGTGTTGCTGTTTGGCCTTATAGGTAAGCTTTATATTGCTTTTCTCAGAATTGTCGAAGAGCAAAAAGTAGCCCTAATTGCACCTACGCTTTTTATTTATATGAATTTTTTGACATATGTAAGAGGGAGCGGATTGGATATGTACTTTGTTTTTAGTTTGATTTCTCTTTTTGTATGCATTTTGGCATACTTCATTTTTTACATATTAGGGAAGCAGTAA